The following are encoded in a window of Arctopsyche grandis isolate Sample6627 chromosome 2, ASM5162203v2, whole genome shotgun sequence genomic DNA:
- the LOC143922930 gene encoding uncharacterized protein LOC143922930 — MANRDGKELNTSTPIEGTTDDNMTQDDEHTDLTTLVSEQAESSVSSRAKHGRAPSITSYDWQQVLGSFRKKLQRHPSSYEREPDDDVTPEQATSKSNNLRLQYLQGDQSQSSRPTKTNEFSSSTRLDAKMSLAVDPRPDNPDEAEKSTTKTRLQRNLPSLSRVPRIESDTEPIEREKILKILKNTVMSVFSDEPKKEGQKTPDEKASDETLDTKSVSDATSPIKMDFNYRRMSRNISEKTISPMHEEKTPDKEVSSTSRAWIPKSVSKILSDNKSSSSEQKKRAKSPSSILEYAQRKLPKWATFSKKSDDDGHELIKTPKIENIYSDVCLPSTSNYREKSESNEELEQPVTVTLNQPSFSDNEDVEKAPKTLCRWFVSDEENPVDADISINEGLKLTKTLSCEPLGAAVKPSLSFFKSKDYNKHAKLKNEPVKSKKKNEKTLVPNPYDWTADQKNCDLKKAKSDAGDYRKLCEVKPKSKFFSKQKSKEKPSTPTGRKNSIKFGNLKSLWFKSSKEKAETKMKAASAEALECGRIRPYPDQEFLMSSVQVFLAVTPAGSKLQVLIKLHMRFILQCAKHVYHSHDVNIYYL; from the coding sequence ATGGCTAATAGGGACGGTAAGGAACTGAACACGAGCACACCCATCGAAGGGACCACAGACGACAATATGACCCAAGACGACGAACACACTGACCTCACCACCTTGGTCAGCGAGCAAGCAGAATCATCGGTAAGCAGCCGTGCCAAACATGGAAGAGCACCTTCGATCACCTCGTACGACTGGCAACAAGTTTTGGGTTCCTTTCGCAAAAAACTTCAAAGGCACCCCAGTTCGTACGAACGTGAACCGGACGATGACGTCACGCCAGAGCAGGCCACGTCCAAGAGCAACAATCTGCGACTGCAGTATTTGCAAGGGGACCAATCCCAAAGCTCCAGACCGACCAAAACCAACGAGTTTTCTTCCTCGACTAGATTAGATGCCAAGATGTCTCTGGCTGTTGATCCACGTCCAGACAATCCGGACGAGGCTGAAAAGTCCACCACCAAGACAAGGCTCCAACGAAACTTGCCGTCGCTGTCGCGCGTTCCTAGAATAGAAAGCGACACGGAGCCAATAGAACGAGAGAAAATACTGAAAATACTTAAAAACACGGTAATGTCAGTCTTTTCGGATGAGCCTAAAAAAGAAGGCCAAAAAACTCCAGACGAGAAGGCGAGCGATGAAACTTTAGATACGAAAAGCGTATCGGATGCGACATCCCCCATAAAGATGGACTTCAATTACAGGAGAATGAGCAGAAACATAAGCGAGAAAACAATATCTCCAATGCACGAAGAAAAAACACCGGATAAAGAAGTGTCGTCAACGTCCAGAGCTTGGATACCGAAATCAGTATCGAAAATTTTAAGCGACAACAAATCTAGTAGCTCGGAGCAAAAGAAACGAGCCAAATCACCCTCTAGCATATTGGAGTATGCTCAAAGGAAGCTGCCTAAGTGGGCAACCTTTTCCAAGAAGAGTGATGACGACGGACACGAGCTCATAAAGACTCCCAAAATCGAAAACATATACAGCGATGTGTGCTTACCATCAACTTCAAATTACAGAGAAAAGTCTGAAAGCAACGAAGAACTAGAACAACCAGTCACAGTGACACTGAATCAACCCTCGTTTTCAGACAACGAGGACGTCGAAAAGGCCCCGAAAACTCTCTGCCGCTGGTTCGTCTCCGACGAGGAAAATCCAGTGGACGCGGACATCAGTATTAACGAAGGGCTCAAACTTACCAAAACCCTATCGTGTGAACCACTCGGAGCTGCCGTCAAACCTTCTCTGTCCTTCTTCAAAAGCAAGGACTACAACAAGCACGCAAAACTGAAAAACGAGCCGGTCAAATCGAAAAAGAAGAATGAAAAAACACTGGTGCCCAATCCGTACGATTGGACTGCAGACCAGAAGAATTGCGACTTGAAGAAAGCCAAATCCGACGCTGGAGACTATCGGAAGCTGTGCGAAGTGAAACCCAAGAGCAAGTTCTTCTCGAAGCAAAAGAGCAAGGAGAAACCTTCGACGCCGACCGGACGCAAGAACTCGATCAAGTTCGGCAATCTGAAGAGTCTCTGGTTCAAAAGCAGCAAGGAAAAAGCCGAGACCAAGATGAAGGCAGCTTCTGCTGAAGCTCTCGAGTGCGGGAGAATTCGTCCTTATCCAGATCAAGAATTCCTGATGTCGTCCGTGCAAGTGTTCCTGGCCGTCACACCAGCGGGTTCTAAATTGCAGGTATTGATTAAATTGCATATGCGGTTTATTTTGCAATGTGCGAAACATGTTTACCATAGCCATGATGTAAATATATACTACCTATAG